A region from the Citrobacter koseri ATCC BAA-895 genome encodes:
- a CDS encoding bifunctional 2',3'-cyclic-nucleotide 2'-phosphodiesterase/3'-nucleotidase, whose product MIKFSATLLATLIAASVNAATVDLRIMETTDLHSNMMDFDYYKDTATEKFGLVRTASLINAARNEVKNSVLVDNGDLIQGSPLGDYMAAKGLKAGDIHPVYKALNTLDYAVGNLGNHEFNYGLDYLHKALAGAKFPYVNANIIDVKTKKPLFTPYLIKETDMIDKEGNTQTLKIGYIGFVPPQIMTWDKANLSGKVTVNDITETARQYVPEMRANGADVVVVIAHSGLSADPYQTMAENSVYYLSEVPGVDAIMFGHAHAVFPSKDFADINGADIAKGTLNGVPAVMPGMWGDHLGVVDLVLNNDSGKWQVTDAKAEARPIYDAAAKKSLAAEDKKLVGILKADHDATREFVSKPIGKSADNMYSYLALVQDDPTVQVVNNAQKAYVEHFIQGDPDLAKLPVLSAAAPFKVGGRKNDPASFVEVEKGQLTFRNAADLYLYPNTLVVVKASGKEVKEWLECSAGQFNQIDVHSSKPQSLINWDGFRTYNFDVIDGVEYQIDVSQPARYDGECQTVNPQAERIKNLTFNGKPVDPNAMFLVATNNYRAYGGKFAGTGDSHIAFASPDENRSVLAAWIGAESKRAGEIHPAADNNWRLAPVHSDTKLDIRFETSPSDKAAAFIKEKGQYPMNKVATDDIGFAIYQLDLSK is encoded by the coding sequence ATGATTAAGTTTAGCGCAACGCTCCTGGCCACGCTGATCGCCGCCAGCGTGAATGCGGCGACCGTCGATCTTCGGATTATGGAAACCACTGATTTGCATAGCAACATGATGGATTTCGATTATTACAAAGATACAGCGACCGAAAAATTCGGACTGGTACGCACAGCAAGTTTAATTAACGCCGCCAGAAATGAAGTCAAAAATAGCGTGCTGGTCGATAACGGCGATCTTATTCAGGGGAGTCCGCTGGGCGATTACATGGCGGCAAAGGGGCTGAAAGCTGGTGATATTCACCCTGTCTACAAGGCGTTGAATACGCTGGATTATGCGGTCGGCAACCTCGGTAACCATGAATTTAACTACGGTCTGGACTATCTGCATAAGGCGCTGGCGGGCGCGAAGTTCCCTTACGTGAATGCCAATATCATCGACGTTAAGACCAAAAAGCCGCTGTTTACGCCTTATCTGATCAAAGAGACTGACATGATCGATAAAGAGGGCAACACGCAGACGCTGAAAATTGGCTATATCGGTTTTGTCCCTCCGCAGATTATGACCTGGGATAAAGCCAACCTGAGCGGCAAAGTCACCGTCAACGACATTACCGAAACTGCCCGTCAGTATGTGCCGGAGATGCGCGCCAACGGCGCTGATGTTGTGGTGGTGATTGCCCACTCCGGGCTTTCTGCCGATCCGTACCAGACGATGGCGGAAAACTCCGTGTATTACCTGAGCGAAGTCCCCGGCGTTGACGCCATCATGTTCGGCCATGCGCACGCGGTCTTCCCTTCCAAAGATTTTGCCGATATCAACGGCGCGGATATCGCAAAAGGTACGCTTAACGGGGTACCGGCGGTCATGCCGGGTATGTGGGGCGATCATCTGGGCGTGGTGGATCTGGTGCTCAACAACGACAGCGGCAAATGGCAGGTGACCGATGCGAAAGCCGAAGCGCGGCCCATTTACGATGCCGCCGCGAAAAAATCGCTGGCCGCAGAAGATAAAAAACTGGTGGGTATCCTGAAAGCCGACCACGATGCCACCCGCGAGTTTGTTAGCAAACCGATTGGTAAGTCCGCCGATAACATGTACAGCTACCTGGCGCTGGTGCAGGACGATCCTACCGTGCAGGTGGTGAACAACGCGCAGAAAGCGTATGTCGAACACTTTATTCAGGGCGACCCGGATCTGGCGAAACTGCCGGTGCTCTCTGCCGCTGCGCCGTTTAAAGTCGGTGGACGTAAAAACGATCCTGCCAGCTTTGTTGAAGTGGAAAAAGGTCAGCTTACCTTCCGCAACGCCGCCGATCTTTACCTCTATCCGAATACGCTGGTCGTCGTAAAAGCCAGCGGCAAAGAGGTAAAAGAGTGGCTGGAATGTTCCGCCGGGCAGTTCAATCAGATTGATGTCCACAGCAGTAAACCGCAGTCATTGATCAACTGGGACGGTTTTCGCACCTATAACTTTGATGTGATTGACGGCGTGGAGTATCAGATTGATGTGTCGCAGCCTGCGCGCTACGACGGCGAATGCCAGACGGTGAATCCGCAAGCGGAACGTATTAAAAATCTGACCTTCAACGGCAAGCCTGTCGATCCGAACGCTATGTTCCTGGTCGCGACCAATAACTATCGCGCCTACGGCGGCAAATTTGCCGGTACGGGCGACAGCCACATCGCTTTTGCATCACCGGATGAGAACCGCTCCGTACTGGCGGCGTGGATTGGCGCGGAGTCGAAGCGTGCGGGGGAAATCCACCCGGCGGCGGACAACAACTGGCGTCTGGCGCCAGTTCACAGCGACACGAAACTGGATATCCGCTTCGAAACCTCGCCGTCCGACAAGGCTGCCGCGTTTATCAAAGAGAAGGGACAATATCCGATGAATAAAGTCGCTACCGATGACATCGGCTTTGCGATTTATCAGCTGGATTTGAGTAAGTAA
- the cysQ gene encoding 3'(2'),5'-bisphosphate nucleotidase CysQ, which translates to MLEHVCQLARNAGDAIMQVYDGIKPIEITNKQDDSPVTAADIAAHAVILEGLQALTPDIPVLSEEDPPSWDVRQHWQRYWLVDPLDGTKEFIKRNGEFTVNIALIDKGKPILGVVYAPVMKVMYSAAEGKAWKEECGVRKQIQVRDARPPLVVISRSHADNELQEYLQQLGEHQTTSIGSSLKFCLVAEGQAQLYPRFGPTCVWDTAAGHAVAAAAGAHVHNWQGKPLDYTPRESFLNPGFRVSIY; encoded by the coding sequence ATGCTAGAACATGTATGCCAGCTTGCACGGAATGCGGGCGATGCCATTATGCAGGTCTACGATGGAATCAAACCGATTGAAATCACCAACAAGCAGGATGATTCTCCGGTTACTGCGGCGGATATTGCCGCCCACGCGGTGATACTGGAAGGGTTACAGGCGCTGACGCCGGATATCCCGGTTTTGTCGGAAGAAGATCCGCCCTCCTGGGATGTGCGCCAGCACTGGCAGCGCTACTGGCTGGTTGACCCGTTAGACGGCACCAAAGAGTTCATCAAACGTAACGGCGAGTTTACCGTCAATATTGCGCTGATTGATAAAGGTAAACCGATTCTGGGCGTGGTCTACGCGCCCGTCATGAAAGTGATGTACAGCGCTGCGGAAGGAAAAGCCTGGAAAGAAGAGTGCGGCGTGCGTAAACAGATTCAGGTGCGCGACGCGCGACCGCCGCTGGTGGTGATTAGCCGCTCCCATGCCGACAACGAGCTGCAAGAGTACCTGCAACAGCTGGGCGAACATCAGACGACCTCCATCGGCTCATCGCTGAAGTTTTGTCTGGTGGCGGAAGGGCAGGCGCAGCTGTATCCGCGCTTTGGGCCGACCTGCGTCTGGGACACTGCCGCAGGCCATGCCGTTGCCGCTGCGGCCGGGGCGCACGTTCACAACTGGCAGGGGAAACCCCTGGACTATACCCCGCGTGAATCGTTCCTTAACCCCGGCTTCCGGGTCTCTATCTATTAA
- a CDS encoding hemolysin family protein encodes MLNSILIILCLIAVSAFFSISEISLAASRKIKLKLLADEGNINAQRILKMQENPGTFFTVVQIGLNAVAILGGIVGDAAFSPAFHSLFSNYMSPELSEQLSFVLSFSLVTGMFILFADLTPKRIGMIAPEAVALRIINPMRFCLFVFRPLVWFFNGLANSIFRLFKIPMVRKDDITSDDIYAVVEAGALAGVLRKQEHELIENVFELESRTVPSSMTSRENIIWFDLHEDEQSLKNKVAEHPHSKFLVCNEDIDHIIGYVDSKDLLNRVLANQSMALNSGVQIRNTLIVPDTLTLSEALESFKTAGEDFAVIMNEYALVVGIITLNDVMTTLMGDLVGQGLEEQIVARDENSWLIDGGTPIDDVMRVLDIDEFPQSGNYETIGGFMMFMLRKIPKRTDSVKFSGYKFEVVDIDNYRIDQLLVTRLDTKTSILVPKLPDSKEKEEGPA; translated from the coding sequence ATGTTAAACAGTATTTTAATTATACTCTGCCTGATCGCTGTGAGTGCGTTCTTCTCGATATCCGAGATCTCGCTTGCCGCTTCACGAAAGATAAAACTCAAGTTGCTGGCTGATGAAGGCAACATCAATGCGCAACGCATCCTGAAAATGCAGGAAAACCCCGGGACGTTTTTTACCGTGGTGCAAATTGGCCTTAACGCTGTCGCCATTCTGGGCGGTATCGTCGGCGATGCCGCATTCTCTCCGGCCTTTCATTCGTTGTTCTCGAACTATATGTCGCCAGAACTCTCCGAGCAGTTAAGCTTCGTGCTCTCCTTCTCGTTAGTTACCGGTATGTTCATCCTGTTCGCCGATTTAACCCCGAAACGCATCGGTATGATTGCGCCAGAAGCCGTGGCTTTGCGTATCATCAACCCGATGCGCTTCTGCCTGTTCGTTTTCCGCCCCTTAGTGTGGTTCTTCAACGGCCTGGCAAACAGCATTTTCCGCCTGTTTAAAATCCCGATGGTGCGTAAAGACGATATCACCTCGGACGATATTTACGCCGTCGTGGAAGCCGGGGCGCTTGCTGGCGTGCTGCGTAAGCAGGAACACGAGCTGATTGAAAACGTGTTTGAGCTGGAATCGCGTACCGTGCCGTCTTCCATGACATCGCGTGAAAACATCATCTGGTTCGATCTGCACGAAGATGAGCAAAGCCTGAAAAATAAAGTCGCGGAGCATCCGCACTCAAAATTCCTGGTGTGTAATGAAGATATCGATCACATCATCGGCTACGTTGATTCTAAAGATCTGCTCAACCGCGTTCTGGCAAACCAGAGTATGGCGCTTAACAGCGGCGTGCAGATCCGCAACACATTAATCGTGCCGGACACCCTGACCCTCTCTGAAGCGCTGGAAAGCTTTAAGACGGCGGGGGAAGACTTCGCGGTGATCATGAACGAATACGCGCTGGTGGTCGGGATTATCACGCTGAACGACGTGATGACCACGCTGATGGGCGACCTGGTCGGTCAGGGTCTGGAAGAACAAATCGTGGCGCGCGATGAAAACTCCTGGCTGATCGACGGCGGAACGCCGATTGACGACGTCATGCGCGTGCTGGATATCGACGAGTTCCCGCAGTCCGGCAACTACGAGACCATCGGCGGCTTTATGATGTTTATGCTGCGTAAAATCCCGAAACGCACCGACTCGGTGAAGTTCTCGGGCTATAAATTTGAGGTGGTGGATATCGACAACTACCGTATCGATCAGCTACTGGTAACGCGCCTCGACACCAAAACCAGCATCCTGGTCCCTAAACTGCCGGATAGCAAAGAGAAAGAAGAAGGCCCGGCATAA
- a CDS encoding AraC family transcriptional regulator: MQGVPEQFSDEKDSARFRHLAQVPGVELYHAHISRYAFEPHTHEAFGIGAIEAGAERFRYRGTQYVAPVHSVVTMNPDELHTGEAETADGWRYRMIYLDPDLLEEVTGVRHWWFHEVTRHDPLRSRQICTLIHGLWHTDDPLAQKGLLLDLIDTFQPLARHAPEVREGKHRFERVRDYLHDNYMHPVTLDELARVASLSPWHFQRQFKAHFHVTPHQMLMAIRLWRAKAFLTLGMPAADVAAATGLTDQSHLTRAFTHRYGITPVRYQKQVYPR, from the coding sequence GTGCAAGGCGTACCCGAACAGTTTAGCGATGAGAAAGACAGCGCCCGCTTTCGCCATCTGGCGCAGGTGCCGGGGGTTGAGCTGTATCATGCGCATATCTCGCGTTACGCTTTCGAGCCTCACACCCACGAAGCCTTCGGTATCGGCGCGATTGAAGCCGGCGCCGAACGCTTTCGCTATCGCGGCACGCAGTACGTTGCCCCCGTTCACTCCGTTGTCACCATGAATCCCGATGAGCTGCATACCGGCGAAGCGGAAACCGCCGACGGCTGGCGCTATCGGATGATTTATCTCGATCCCGATCTGCTGGAAGAGGTGACCGGGGTTCGTCACTGGTGGTTTCATGAGGTCACGCGCCACGATCCGCTGCGCTCACGCCAGATCTGCACGCTGATCCACGGCCTGTGGCATACCGACGATCCGCTGGCGCAAAAAGGGCTGCTGCTCGATCTGATCGACACCTTCCAGCCGCTGGCGCGCCATGCGCCGGAAGTGCGGGAAGGCAAGCATCGCTTTGAGCGCGTGCGGGACTACCTGCACGACAACTACATGCATCCGGTCACGCTTGACGAACTGGCGCGGGTCGCCTCATTAAGCCCCTGGCATTTTCAGCGTCAGTTCAAGGCTCATTTCCACGTTACGCCGCACCAAATGCTGATGGCGATCCGTCTGTGGCGGGCAAAGGCGTTTCTCACGCTCGGGATGCCCGCAGCGGATGTGGCGGCCGCCACCGGGCTAACCGATCAATCTCATCTCACGCGCGCCTTTACCCATCGCTACGGCATTACGCCAGTGCGTTATCAAAAACAGGTTTATCCGCGCTAA
- a CDS encoding SDR family oxidoreductase, giving the protein MIAITGATGQLGQHVIDTLLKTVPASQIAAIVRNPAKADALTRLGVTVRQADYSDEAAFTAALQGIDRLLLISSSEVGQRAAQHRNVINAAIAANVKFIAYTSLLHADRSPLGLHVEHVETEKMLADSGIPYALLRNGWYTENYLASAPAALEHGVFIGAAGEGKIASATRADYAAAAARVISEEGHAGKVYELAGDEGWTLSQLAAELAKQSGKKVVYQNLSEADFAAALKGVGLPAGLADMLADSDAGAAKGGLFDDSHTLSALIGRPTTSLAESVKSIL; this is encoded by the coding sequence ATGATTGCAATTACCGGCGCGACCGGCCAACTGGGCCAACACGTTATCGATACCTTACTGAAAACCGTTCCTGCCAGCCAGATTGCGGCGATTGTCCGTAACCCCGCGAAAGCTGACGCGCTAACCCGACTGGGCGTTACCGTACGCCAGGCGGACTACAGCGACGAAGCCGCGTTCACGGCAGCGTTGCAGGGCATCGACAGATTGCTGCTGATCTCATCAAGCGAAGTCGGGCAACGTGCCGCTCAGCACCGCAACGTGATTAACGCGGCAATAGCCGCAAACGTGAAATTCATTGCCTATACCAGCCTGCTGCACGCAGACCGTTCCCCGCTGGGCCTGCATGTTGAACATGTGGAAACCGAAAAAATGCTGGCGGATTCAGGCATTCCTTACGCCCTGCTGCGCAACGGCTGGTACACCGAAAATTACCTGGCGAGCGCGCCAGCGGCCCTGGAGCACGGCGTCTTTATCGGCGCGGCCGGCGAAGGCAAAATCGCCTCTGCAACCCGTGCCGATTACGCTGCCGCAGCCGCTCGCGTCATCAGCGAAGAAGGCCATGCCGGTAAAGTGTATGAACTGGCAGGCGACGAAGGCTGGACGCTGAGCCAGTTAGCCGCCGAGCTGGCAAAACAGAGCGGGAAAAAGGTCGTCTATCAGAACCTGAGTGAAGCCGATTTCGCCGCCGCGCTGAAAGGCGTGGGCCTGCCAGCGGGTCTGGCGGATATGCTGGCTGATTCTGACGCGGGCGCCGCAAAAGGCGGCCTGTTTGACGACAGCCATACTCTGAGCGCACTGATCGGTCGCCCGACAACCTCTCTGGCGGAAAGCGTCAAAAGCATCCTGTAA
- the msrA gene encoding peptide-methionine (S)-S-oxide reductase MsrA — MSLFDKKHLVSQADALPGRNTPMPVATLHAVNGHSMTNVPEGMEIALFAMGCFWGVERLFWQLPGVYSTAAGYTGGYTPNPTYREVCSGQTGHAEAVRVVYDPQVISYEQLLQVFWENHDPAQGMQQGNDHGTQYRSAIYPLTPEQNAAAHASLARFQSAMTAANDDRHITTEINTATPFYYAEDDHQQYLHKNPYGYCGIGGIGVCLPPQG, encoded by the coding sequence ATGAGTTTATTTGATAAAAAGCATCTTGTTTCACAAGCAGATGCCCTACCTGGACGCAATACCCCGATGCCAGTGGCAACTTTACATGCGGTAAACGGACACTCAATGACAAACGTGCCCGAAGGGATGGAAATTGCCCTCTTCGCCATGGGTTGCTTCTGGGGCGTCGAGCGTTTGTTCTGGCAATTACCTGGCGTTTACAGCACCGCAGCGGGATACACCGGCGGCTACACGCCAAACCCAACCTACCGGGAAGTCTGCTCCGGGCAAACCGGCCACGCCGAAGCGGTACGCGTCGTCTACGATCCGCAGGTTATCAGCTATGAACAATTGTTGCAGGTCTTCTGGGAAAATCACGATCCGGCGCAAGGTATGCAGCAGGGCAACGATCACGGAACGCAGTACCGCTCGGCGATTTATCCGTTAACGCCAGAGCAGAACGCCGCCGCACATGCCAGCCTGGCGCGTTTCCAGAGCGCGATGACTGCGGCAAACGACGATCGCCACATCACCACCGAGATCAACACCGCCACCCCGTTTTACTATGCCGAGGACGATCACCAGCAGTATCTGCACAAGAATCCGTATGGCTATTGCGGCATTGGCGGGATCGGCGTGTGCTTACCGCCGCAAGGTTAA
- a CDS encoding DUF1107 domain-containing protein encodes MKIFQRYNPLQVAKYVKILFRGRLYIKDVGAFEFDKGKILIPKVKDKQHLSVMSEVNRQVLRLQTEMA; translated from the coding sequence ATGAAAATTTTCCAACGGTACAACCCGCTACAGGTGGCGAAGTACGTGAAGATCCTGTTCCGTGGACGGTTATATATCAAGGACGTTGGCGCTTTTGAGTTTGATAAGGGCAAGATTCTTATCCCAAAAGTGAAGGATAAGCAGCATTTGTCTGTGATGTCCGAAGTTAACCGTCAGGTTCTGCGTCTGCAAACTGAGATGGCTTAA
- a CDS encoding YtfJ family protein: protein MTLRKLLALSCLLLPMMASAHNFETHQRVSPIGIADRGELILDNNKFSYKSWNSAQLPGKVRVLQHIAGRTSAKEKNAALIEAIKSANLPHDRYQTTTIVNTDDAIPGTSMFVRSSIESNKKLYPWSQFIVDSNGVARKAWQLEEESSAIVVLDKDGRIQYAKDGGLSPAEVQQVIALLHKLLNN from the coding sequence ATGACCTTACGTAAACTGCTGGCGCTGTCGTGCCTGTTACTGCCGATGATGGCCTCCGCGCATAACTTTGAAACCCATCAGCGCGTATCGCCGATTGGGATCGCCGATCGCGGCGAACTGATTCTTGATAACAACAAGTTTAGCTACAAAAGCTGGAATAGCGCGCAGCTCCCCGGGAAAGTTCGGGTGTTGCAGCACATCGCCGGGCGAACGTCAGCGAAAGAGAAAAACGCCGCGCTGATAGAAGCGATTAAATCCGCGAATCTCCCGCATGACCGCTACCAGACGACCACTATCGTCAATACCGACGACGCGATTCCGGGCACCAGCATGTTTGTGCGCAGCAGCATCGAGAGCAATAAAAAACTCTATCCGTGGTCACAATTTATTGTCGACAGCAATGGCGTGGCGCGTAAGGCATGGCAGCTTGAAGAAGAGAGCTCCGCCATTGTGGTGCTCGATAAAGACGGGCGTATTCAGTATGCCAAAGACGGCGGGTTAAGCCCGGCAGAGGTGCAGCAGGTGATCGCCCTGCTGCATAAGTTGCTGAATAATTAA
- a CDS encoding winged helix-turn-helix transcriptional regulator: protein MTNPTLSQQLRDGNLFAEQCPSREVLKHVTSRWGVLILVALRDGTHRFSDLRRKMGGVSEKMLAQSLQALEQDGFIHRVSYPVVPPHVEYSLTTLGEQVSEKVAALADWIELNLPQVLAQRKERAA, encoded by the coding sequence ATGACGAACCCGACGCTTTCTCAGCAGCTTCGCGATGGCAATTTGTTTGCCGAGCAGTGTCCTTCTCGCGAGGTGTTAAAGCATGTCACCAGCCGCTGGGGCGTATTAATTCTCGTGGCACTGCGTGATGGAACGCACCGCTTCAGCGATTTACGCCGCAAGATGGGCGGCGTGAGTGAAAAAATGCTGGCGCAGTCATTACAGGCGCTGGAGCAGGATGGATTTATTCATCGGGTGTCGTACCCGGTGGTGCCGCCGCATGTGGAGTACAGTCTGACGACGCTGGGTGAACAGGTGAGTGAGAAGGTCGCCGCGCTGGCAGACTGGATCGAACTCAATTTGCCGCAGGTGCTGGCACAGCGGAAAGAGCGAGCGGCATAA